Proteins encoded by one window of Veillonellales bacterium:
- the bioB gene encoding biotin synthase BioB — MSYDLIFSVGKKVLEGGQITFDEAVALTRIEESDIPLLLAVANKVREKFTGKIVDTCEIVNARSGGCSENCKFCAQSARHEVKLDVYPLMSEDDIVAAAKKAEADGANRFSIVTSGCGMEGDQDFDRITSAIERIGRETSLNRCCSLGILKEEHAKALKAAGITRYHHNLETSKSFFPKICTTHTFDDRIATIKRVKAEGLQVCSGGIIGLGESWHQRIELAFTLKELDVDSVPVNVLNPIKGTALERVNRLKPMEILQTFALFRLILPTKTIRYAGGRECNLGNLVPLGFLSGINGMLIGNYLTTQGRGAADDLATITGLGLQPLCSKAE; from the coding sequence ATGAGTTATGATTTAATATTTTCAGTTGGCAAAAAAGTATTGGAAGGTGGGCAAATTACCTTCGATGAAGCTGTCGCGCTCACCCGGATCGAAGAATCCGATATTCCGCTTCTTTTAGCTGTAGCCAACAAAGTAAGAGAAAAATTCACCGGCAAAATAGTGGACACCTGTGAAATTGTCAATGCCCGTTCCGGCGGCTGTTCGGAAAACTGCAAATTCTGCGCCCAGTCGGCCCGCCATGAAGTGAAGCTGGACGTTTACCCATTGATGAGCGAAGACGATATTGTGGCCGCTGCCAAAAAAGCTGAAGCCGACGGTGCCAACCGGTTTAGTATTGTTACTTCCGGCTGCGGCATGGAAGGCGATCAGGATTTTGACAGGATTACCAGCGCCATTGAGCGAATTGGCCGCGAAACTTCCCTAAATCGCTGCTGCTCCCTGGGAATTCTAAAAGAAGAGCACGCGAAAGCACTAAAGGCTGCGGGAATTACCCGTTATCATCACAACCTGGAAACCAGTAAAAGTTTCTTTCCCAAAATCTGCACCACCCATACCTTCGATGACCGCATTGCCACTATCAAACGAGTCAAAGCAGAAGGATTGCAGGTTTGTTCCGGCGGCATCATCGGTCTTGGCGAGTCCTGGCACCAGCGGATCGAACTGGCGTTTACGCTAAAGGAATTGGATGTCGATTCAGTGCCGGTGAATGTATTGAACCCGATTAAAGGAACCGCTCTGGAAAGGGTGAATCGACTGAAGCCCATGGAAATTCTCCAGACCTTCGCCCTCTTCCGCCTCATCCTGCCGACCAAAACCATCCGCTACGCCGGCGGTCGGGAATGCAATCTGGGAAATCTGGTACCGCTAGGCTTCCTGTCCGGCATAAACGGTATGCTGATCGGCAACTACCTGACCACTCAAGGCCGCGGCGCGGCTGACGATTTAGCTACAATTACCGGATTGGGACTGCAGCCACTGTGCAGTAAAGCAGAATAA
- a CDS encoding methyl-accepting chemotaxis protein, whose product MSLQKMESARGAAIVLLVLLFRYFFGVDKFQISFKINDINDNEVASLFNEKGAVYFFLRGGNMAWWSGGNRDEGIKRLVELTARYATGNMAEKVHIAEYPPEWQTLAGNIGKLAGMLRDFTRETQVSSSKVSAAVDQVNGAIANSNALADHIRQDTVATKQATAVLSDAAGSASRQIEEVKTASRTITDVAQDIYKDSIQTKNVAEQGCASVNEVAAAMVDIQRTSADIEQRIGSLMQTAKEINSFLATIQGISSQTSLLELNASIEAARAGEHGRGFSVVAQEIQKLSDASAAAASSANGLLVQINSGVLEAAKAVQEEVSSVERGTQAMTDADSSLKAILAASSGIEAQLSSASAARQVQLKAAGQAAEVLEKISAMCRESAERAAAVSDSITLQEQHLQETRRMGELLAAVAGQLVQNTGKIKLVAMEDAVQQQRDSKIKGLKAVLAGMTRNPLVIGMSESDHRQILSELLANQPNLEAAWTNRGDGQFVVSLPPAGIANASSRDWFKEALQGSFYVSPVYVSAISHQPCITLSGPIRTEQGEIAGVLGVDLKIADSE is encoded by the coding sequence GTGTCATTGCAAAAAATGGAATCAGCCAGGGGAGCGGCAATCGTTCTCCTGGTTTTATTGTTCCGGTATTTTTTCGGCGTTGACAAATTCCAAATTTCATTTAAAATAAATGATATAAACGACAATGAGGTCGCTTCGCTTTTTAACGAAAAGGGAGCGGTCTATTTTTTTTTAAGGGGTGGGAATATGGCCTGGTGGAGTGGCGGGAACAGGGATGAAGGGATTAAGCGCCTTGTGGAATTAACGGCCCGATATGCTACTGGTAATATGGCAGAGAAGGTACATATTGCAGAATATCCGCCGGAATGGCAAACACTGGCGGGAAATATTGGGAAGCTGGCGGGGATGTTAAGAGATTTTACCCGGGAGACACAGGTTTCCTCCAGTAAGGTTTCAGCAGCGGTGGATCAAGTAAATGGCGCTATTGCCAATTCTAACGCGCTGGCGGATCATATCCGCCAGGATACTGTGGCAACGAAACAGGCTACGGCTGTATTGAGTGATGCAGCCGGCAGCGCAAGCCGGCAGATTGAGGAGGTAAAGACGGCCTCCCGGACGATCACCGATGTGGCGCAGGACATCTATAAGGACAGTATTCAAACCAAAAATGTGGCGGAACAGGGCTGTGCGTCGGTGAATGAGGTCGCTGCCGCTATGGTTGATATCCAACGAACATCCGCCGATATTGAACAGCGGATTGGTTCGCTGATGCAAACCGCCAAAGAAATCAATAGTTTTCTGGCAACTATTCAAGGCATTTCTTCCCAGACAAGTTTATTGGAGTTGAATGCCAGTATTGAAGCTGCCCGGGCGGGAGAACACGGTCGGGGTTTTTCCGTTGTCGCCCAGGAAATTCAGAAGTTGTCTGATGCCAGTGCCGCTGCAGCCAGCTCGGCTAACGGTCTGCTGGTTCAGATCAACAGCGGTGTTTTGGAAGCTGCCAAGGCGGTACAGGAAGAGGTAAGTTCAGTGGAACGGGGTACTCAGGCAATGACCGATGCGGATTCCAGTTTAAAGGCAATTTTGGCGGCGAGTTCAGGGATTGAGGCTCAATTATCATCGGCCAGCGCTGCCCGGCAGGTACAGCTTAAGGCGGCAGGCCAAGCGGCGGAGGTGCTGGAGAAAATTTCCGCCATGTGCCGCGAATCGGCAGAGCGGGCAGCTGCCGTCAGCGATTCGATTACGCTGCAGGAACAGCATTTACAGGAAACCCGGCGTATGGGGGAACTGTTGGCCGCTGTGGCGGGACAATTGGTTCAAAATACCGGCAAGATCAAATTAGTTGCCATGGAGGATGCTGTTCAGCAGCAAAGGGATAGTAAAATCAAGGGGTTAAAAGCTGTGCTGGCAGGTATGACCAGGAATCCGCTGGTGATTGGTATGTCGGAAAGCGATCACCGGCAGATTCTATCCGAACTTCTCGCGAATCAACCGAATTTAGAAGCGGCCTGGACTAACCGGGGGGACGGGCAGTTCGTTGTCTCCCTGCCGCCGGCCGGTATTGCCAACGCATCATCCCGCGACTGGTTCAAGGAAGCGCTGCAGGGCAGTTTCTATGTTTCCCCGGTCTATGTTTCTGCGATTTCCCATCAACCGTGCATTACTCTGTCAGGCCCGATTCGTACCGAACAAGGCGAGATTGCCGGCGTTTTGGGCGTAGATTTGAAGATCGCCGATTCGGAATAA
- the cysK gene encoding cysteine synthase A, with the protein MAKIAKNLTDLIGNTPLLELSNYNQSKNLPAKVIAKLEYFNPLGSVKDRIGYAMIKDGEEKGLINKDTVIIEPTSGNTGIGLAFVAAAKGYRLILTMPDTMSLERRSLLKALGAELVLTPGGEGMKGAIKKAEGLAVEIANSFVPQQFKNPANPEIHRKTTAEEIWRDTDGNVDIFIAGVGTGGTLTGVGEVLKQKNPAVKIIAVEPFDSPVLSGGKPGPHKIQGIGAGFVPEVLNTEIVDEIVTVKTEEAFGAVRELAKHEGLLVGITGGAAVYVGTQLALRPANKGKSIVALLPDTGERYLSTSLFQEA; encoded by the coding sequence ATGGCCAAAATTGCTAAAAATCTAACGGATTTGATTGGGAATACCCCGTTGCTGGAGCTTTCCAACTACAACCAAAGCAAGAATCTACCGGCAAAAGTGATTGCAAAACTGGAATACTTTAATCCACTGGGCAGTGTCAAAGACAGAATTGGCTATGCAATGATTAAAGATGGGGAAGAAAAAGGATTAATTAATAAAGATACTGTTATTATTGAGCCTACCAGCGGCAATACCGGTATTGGTCTGGCGTTTGTGGCTGCCGCTAAAGGGTACCGTTTGATCCTTACCATGCCGGATACCATGAGCCTGGAAAGACGCAGCCTGTTAAAAGCGCTGGGGGCTGAGCTGGTTTTGACTCCCGGCGGGGAAGGTATGAAAGGAGCTATTAAGAAGGCGGAAGGGCTGGCGGTTGAAATAGCCAATTCTTTTGTGCCGCAGCAGTTTAAAAATCCTGCCAACCCTGAGATCCACAGAAAGACAACGGCAGAAGAAATTTGGCGCGACACGGATGGTAATGTGGATATTTTTATTGCCGGCGTTGGTACCGGTGGGACGTTGACCGGTGTAGGGGAAGTTTTGAAACAAAAGAATCCGGCAGTAAAGATTATTGCCGTTGAGCCTTTCGATTCTCCCGTGTTATCCGGCGGCAAGCCCGGACCCCATAAGATTCAAGGTATCGGAGCCGGTTTTGTGCCGGAAGTTTTGAATACTGAGATTGTTGATGAGATTGTTACGGTGAAGACGGAGGAAGCTTTTGGTGCGGTGCGGGAATTGGCCAAACATGAAGGATTGCTGGTTGGTATTACCGGCGGTGCTGCTGTTTATGTTGGAACCCAATTGGCTCTGCGTCCGGCAAATAAAGGGAAAAGCATTGTGGCGCTGCTGCCGGATACCGGTGAACGGTATTTATCCACATCCCTTTTCCAGGAAGCATAA
- the bioB gene encoding biotin synthase BioB has translation MSNTHLKVCANLGTITKEQALQLAAAGVKRYAHNLETSERFYPKMCTTHSYQERLSTIQAAKSAGLELCTGGIIGLGETWQDRLDLAFALREIGVQSIPLNILNPIKGTALEGVNPPLPLEILKVFAIFRFILPDRVIRPAGGRELNLRDMQGAVMLAGANGLIIGNYLTFSGRDAAADFQMVADAGLRPNT, from the coding sequence CTGTCCAATACTCATTTAAAAGTCTGCGCCAATCTCGGCACAATCACAAAAGAGCAGGCCCTGCAGCTGGCCGCTGCCGGCGTAAAGCGCTATGCCCACAACCTGGAAACCAGTGAACGGTTTTACCCAAAAATGTGTACGACTCACTCCTACCAGGAACGTCTGTCCACTATTCAAGCGGCCAAATCAGCCGGTCTGGAGCTATGCACCGGCGGCATCATCGGCTTGGGCGAAACTTGGCAGGACCGGTTGGATCTGGCGTTTGCTCTGCGTGAAATCGGTGTTCAATCCATTCCCCTGAACATCTTGAATCCAATCAAAGGCACCGCTCTGGAAGGAGTTAACCCGCCGTTGCCGCTGGAGATTCTGAAGGTCTTTGCCATTTTTCGTTTTATTCTGCCTGATCGGGTGATTCGTCCGGCAGGCGGCCGGGAGCTAAACCTGCGGGACATGCAGGGAGCCGTCATGCTCGCCGGCGCCAACGGATTAATCATCGGCAATTATCTGACCTTTTCCGGCCGGGACGCCGCCGCCGATTTCCAAATGGTGGCTGACGCCGGGCTCAGGCCAAATACATAA
- the larE gene encoding ATP-dependent sacrificial sulfur transferase LarE, with amino-acid sequence MNLLQEKLTKLNELLLNMGSAAIAFSGGVDSSFLAAAASRVLGDKAIAVTAYSATLAEREKKEAVAIAAKIGIKHVLLPISELDSADFIANTAKRCYYCKKERFSVLSQWAQEQGIAWVLEGSNADDVSDYRPGMQAINELEKVKSPLLEVGITKEEIRALSKQWQLPTWNKLSAACLSSRVQYGMKITAEKLHQVEQAEEFVRGFCSGQVRVRHHGNLARIEVSAQDIAGIAREDNAAKITGFIKQLGFTYVTLDLAGYRTGSMNEVLAK; translated from the coding sequence ATGAACCTATTACAAGAAAAACTGACGAAATTGAATGAACTTTTATTGAATATGGGAAGCGCTGCCATTGCTTTTTCCGGGGGGGTGGACAGCTCCTTTTTGGCTGCCGCGGCCAGCAGGGTGCTGGGGGATAAAGCGATTGCCGTAACTGCTTATTCCGCTACTCTGGCGGAACGGGAGAAGAAAGAGGCGGTCGCTATTGCTGCTAAAATCGGCATTAAGCATGTTTTGTTACCGATTAGCGAACTTGACAGCGCCGATTTTATCGCTAATACTGCCAAACGCTGTTATTATTGTAAGAAGGAGCGGTTTTCCGTTTTGTCCCAATGGGCTCAGGAACAGGGAATCGCCTGGGTTCTGGAAGGATCCAATGCGGATGATGTTTCCGACTACCGGCCGGGAATGCAGGCGATAAATGAACTGGAAAAAGTCAAAAGCCCGTTATTGGAAGTAGGAATTACCAAAGAAGAAATCCGTGCATTGTCAAAACAGTGGCAGCTGCCGACCTGGAATAAACTAAGCGCGGCCTGTTTATCCTCCAGGGTTCAATATGGTATGAAAATTACTGCCGAAAAGCTGCATCAGGTTGAACAGGCGGAAGAGTTCGTCCGGGGATTCTGCTCCGGGCAGGTTCGTGTGCGGCACCATGGCAATTTAGCCAGAATTGAAGTATCGGCTCAGGATATTGCCGGTATCGCCCGGGAAGACAATGCAGCTAAAATCACCGGTTTTATCAAGCAACTGGGATTTACCTATGTAACGCTGGACTTGGCAGGTTATCGCACTGGCAGCATGAATGAAGTTCTTGCTAAATAA